The genomic interval AGGTCCGCCACATAGCTGCTCACGTAGTCGTGGCGCTGGGTGGTCGGCGCCTTCAGCGCCTGGGCATGGTCCATGCGCTTGACGCCTGCCAGGTTCGCTGCCAGCAACTCGTTGGCCTTGGCCTCGACCCATTTGGTCACGTCGCTGTCGGCAGGGCCACCATTGGGCGGGTTGTACTTGAAGCCACCGCTTTGCGGCGGGTTGTGCGACGGGGTGATGACGATGCCGTCGGCCAGGCCCTGCTGGCGGCCACGGTTGTAGCAAAGAATGGCGTGGGATACGGCCGGGGTGGGCGTGTATTCGTCGTCCTTGGACAGCATCACCTGCACACCATTGGCTGCCAGCACTTCCAGCGCGCTGGCAGTGGCCGGCGCCGACAGTGCGTGGGTGTCGGCGCCGATGAACAGCGGCCCATCGATGCCCTTTTCCTGGCGGTACAGGCAGATGGCCTGGGTGATGGCCAGCACGTGGTATTCGTTGAAACTCAATTCAAGCGAAGTGCCCCGGTGCCCTGAGGTGCCGAAGGCCACTCGCTGGGCCGCCACGGCAGCGTCGGGGCGGCCGGTATAGTAGGCGGTGAGCAGTCGGGGAATATCGACCAGCACACTTGCCGGAGCCGGCTTGCCTGCCAAAGGACTGAGCGTCATGCAAAAACCTCGAGTTCAACGGATGTTGGTGTTGGAGCATGCAGTGTACTGAGAGTTGCAATGTCGCGCGACGGGCGACATCAAAGAATCAGCATGTGCACCGTGCCCTTGTAGGCGCGTGAAGCAGAGACAGCGCGTAAACGGTCTAGAGTAGTAGCCACCCCCCCAGTAAATGAGGCCCCATGGCTTTTCACCGCCTGACCCGAACCCACCCCCGCCTGAGCATCGCCGCCGCAGTCGGCCTTGTCGGCGCCTGGCTGATCCCCGCCGGTGACACCGTCCAGCACATCCTCGCCGGCTGGAACCTCGGCGTATGGCTGTACCTGCTGCTGGTGCTGTACCTCACCTGGGGCGCCAGCCCGGAAAAAGTCCGCAGGGTGGCCCGTGTCGAAGACGAAAACGCAGGCATGGTGCTGCTCACGGTGTGCATCGCTGCCATCGCCAGCCTCGCCGCGGTCACCCTGCAACTGGTGTCCAGCAAAGGCTTGCAGGGCACGGCACTGGCCCTGCACTACCTTTACACCGGCCTGACCGTGGCCGGCTCCTGGCTGCTGATCGGCTGTATTTTCAGCCTGCATTACGCCCGCCTGTTCTACACCGGACGCAACCATGAAACACCGTTACGTTTCGCCGACGGCGAGCGCAACCCGGATTATTGGGACTTTCACTACTTCTCGTTCACCATCAGCGTGGCCGTGCAAACCTCCGACGTAGGCGTTGCCGGCAGGCAACTGCGCAGGGTGGTACTGGCACATTCGCTGGTGGGTTTCGTGTTCAATACGGCGATCCTAGGGTTCACCATCAACATCGCGGCCGGGCTGCTGGGGTGAGCCTGCCGCTCGTCCGAAAAGTGTTTCGCCGATACCCCGTGAAAACGTACGGCTTGACGCGGATAACCGCTGCTATCGCGCGATGTAAACGTTTGCCTGAATGCAGCTGGCTTATGGGCATGCTCCCACGGATGTGAGCCAAGTCATGGATTGCTACATTTGTCATGTTTGCAGCCGAGAATCACCCGTAGCAACTGCTATGTTTACATTCCCGGCAGCCACATGGGTGTGGCTGGCTGCTCACCACGTCCAGGCACGGACAAGGAGGCTGGCATGAACAAAATGACGTTCCCCAACGCCTGCCAGGTGATGCGCTGGCACTTCCATCCATTGGGCTTCGAAGCCAACATGGATGCGCCCCGCAGCATGGTCGCGCGGCTGTTCGACCGCACCACCGGCGAAACCCTGATGGCCATCGCCGGCATCCCGTGTGCCGCAATCATGGCCGCAGCCGATGTGGAGCGCATCATCGAAGCCGTCGAAGCGGAAATGGACGCGTTCATACCCGCCCTCTCCTTGCGCAGCGCTGGCTAACCTGCGGCGCTCTTGTCCTGGTGCAACGCCTGCAACTTGGCCATGAACTGCTCGGCCGGTACCGGCTGCCCTAGCAGATAACCTTGCAGCGAATCACAACCCAGACGGGTCAGGAAGTCCTGCTGCCTGTCGGTTTCCACCCCTTCGGCAACGATGCGCAGGCCCAGCGCCTGGCCCAACGCGACGATTGCCGAGACAATCGCTGCATCGTCACTGTCCTGCTCCAGGTCTCGCACAAAGCCACGGTCGATCTTCAACTCGTTGGCCGGCAGGCGCTTGAGGTACATCAGGCTGGAGTAGCCGGTGCCAAAATCATCGATGGACAGGTCCACGCCCATGTCAGACAGGCGTTGCAGCACGGTCAGGCTGGCATCGGCATCGTGCATGGCGGTGGTCTCGGTAATTTCCAGGGTCAGGCAATTGGCCGGCAGGCCGTTCTCCCGCAGGGCCCGGGCCACACTCTCGACCAACCCTGCATGGCAGAACTGGATGGCCGACAGGTTCACCGCCATGCGCCAGCCCGCGTGCCCCTGGTCCAGCCAATGGCGCATCTGCCGGCAGGCTTCGTCAAGCACCCATTCACCGATCGGGATGATCAGGCCGGTCTTTTCTGCCAAGCCGATGAAGCGGTCGGGCAGCAACAGACCGTGCTGCGGGTGTTCCCAGCGCAACAAAGCCTCGGCACCAATCGGCAGGCAGGCCTGGGCGTCGAACTTGGGCTGGTAATGCAACCGGAACTGGCGTTGTTCCAGCGCCTGACGCAGGTCCTGCAGCAGTTGAAGTTGCTGACGTGCATTGCTGTTCATCGACGCGTCAAAGAAGCTGTAGCCGTTCTTGCCGGCGCTTTTGGCGTGGTACATGGCGGCATCGGCATTGCGCAACAGTTCGTGTTGGTCCTGGCCATTACCGGGGTACAGGACGATGCCCAGGCTCGCCGACAGTTGCAGGTCGTGCTCGGCCACGCGAAATGGCCGCGACACCAGATTCACCTGCTTGACCGCCACGTCCATGGCATCGTCAGGCTCGTGCAGCTCTACCAGCAGCACGAATTCGTCTCCGCCGATGCGCGCCAGGGTGTCTTGGCTGTGCAGGTGGCCGCGCAGGCGTGCCGCTACGGCCTTGAGCAGCAGGTCACCTATATGGTGGCCAAAGGCATCGTTGACCGGCTTGAAACCGTCCAGGTCGATGAACATCAGGGCAAAACAGCCGCCCTGCTCCGCCACCTTGGCGATGGCTTGCTCGATGCGGTCGGCCAGCAGGGTACGGTTGGGCAGATCTGTAAGGGTGTCGTGCAGGGCCAGCTGGGTCAGTTCCTGGTTGGCCAGTGTCAGCGAACGGGCCAACTCGGCTGTGCGCGCCTCAAGGCGGGCATCCAGCACCGAGGTCAGCAAGGCCACCGCCAGCACCGCCAGGGTAGTGATCAGCACCAGATAGACGAGGCCGTCGCCCTGCAGCCCGCCGCCCAGCGCACCACAGAAGCTGCCTACGGGGAAATTCGCCGCCGCCATGCCGGTGTAATGCATGCCCACGATCGCAATGCCCATCACCACCGCCGCCAGACCACGGATCTGCCGCACATAAGGGGTGTGCCTGCGCAGACGGAAGGCGATCCACAACGCCGCCGCCGAGGCCCCCACGGCAATCAGCAGCGAGGCGCCGAACAATGTGGGGTCGTAATCGATGCCCGGTAGCATGCGCATCGCCGCCATGCCGGTGTAGTGCATGCAAGCGATACCGGCCCCCATGATCAGTGCGCCGAACCCCAGTTGCAGCCCCGGCAGGCTCGGCTGGCTCACCAGCCACAAGGCAAACCCCGAGGACAGCACGGCGATCAACAGCGAGAACGCGGTCAAGGCAAGGTCGTAACCCAGATCGATGGGCAGGCTGAACGCAAGCATGCCAATGAAGTGCATCGACCACACGCCGATGCCCATGGCCAGCCCGCCGCCGCCCATCCAAAGGTAGGCAGCCCGGCCCTTGGCGGTGGCGATGCGGCCAGTCAGGTCAAGGGCGGTATAGGACGCCAGAATCGCCACGCACAGCGAAATCAACACCAGTGAAGAGGAGTAGCTACCGGTCAGCATTGGGAATTCCAGCGACGGGACAGGGGGCCCGGCAAAAGCTGACGATTGTACTCAAGCTTAAGCGAAACGCACGGGGTTTTTGCGAATGGGAATGGATCCAATAAGGCCCATGGCCATTGCGGGAGCGGGCTTGTCCCGCGAAGGGGTTTACGCGGTGCATGGCACCGGCTGTGCCGGTGTTCGCGGGGCAAGCCCGCTACCACAGAGGTTGCAAAACCAGGTGCGCACACAGAGATCGCCGGGGCCGCCTTGCGGCCCGATCCCGACACAAGGCCGCTCCTCCAAGGGCCTGTACGTGCCGGTCAGTCCTGCTCGGCGAACGCCTGCTCGGCATCCCAGCCGCCACCCAATGCGGCCACTAATTGCACACTGGCCACCAGGCGCCCTTGCAGCAGGTTCAACACGCTGCGCTCGTTGCTCAGTGCCGTGGTCTGCACGTTGACTACGTCCAGGTAGCCGATCAACCCGGCGCGGTACTGGTTCTCGGTCAGGCGCAGCGACTCGCGTGCGGCATCCAGCGCCTCTTGACGCACCCCCGCTTCATCGCCGTACACCTTCAACTGCACCAGCAGGTTTTCCACTTCCTTGAAGCCGTCCAGCACCGTCTGACGATACTGGGCCACGGTCTGGTCATACACCGCCACCGTGCGGTCCACCTCGGCGCTGCGCTTGCCGGCGTCGAACAGGGTCAGCGCCAGCTGCGGGCCTACCGACCAGTACCGGTTGGGCAACTCGATCCAGTTGCTGAAACTGCTGCTGGAATAGCCACCACTCATGCTCAGGCTGAGGTCCGGGAAGTACGCCGCCCGCGAGACCCCGATATTGGCGTTGGCCGCCATTACGTTGCGTTCGGCAGCAGCGATGTCCGGGCGACGCTCCAGCAGTTGCGACGGCAGCGAAACCGGAATTTGCGGCAATGCCGGAATGGCCTTGCTGTCGGCCAGAGCGAAGTCGGCCGGGGTCTTGCCCAGCAGCACAGCGATGGCGTTCTCGAACTGCGCACGCTGCCAGATCAGGTCGATCAGGTCAGCCTGGGTGCTTTTGAGCTGGGTGCGGGCCTGGGCCACGGCATCCGGCCCGGAGACACCAGCCCGGTACTGGTTTTCGGTCATTCGAAGCGAGCGCTCATAGGCTGCCACGGTGGCTTCCAGCAAGCGTTTCTGCTCATCGATAACCCGCAATTGCAGGTAGTTCTGCACCAGCTCTGATTGCTGGCTCAAGCGGATCGAGGCGAGGTCGGCAAAGCTGGCTTCGGCACTGGCCTCGTTGGCATTCATGGTTTCGCGCAGCTTGCCCCACAGGTCGATTTCCCAGCTGACACCGAGCTGGGCGTTGTAGGTATTGCGAATACCACTGCTGTTGTTGGAAAGGCTGGAACTGGAGCTGCCGGTACCTTGGGCGGAGCGGTTTTTGCTTGCGCTCAGGTCCAGGCTTGGGAACAACGCTGCACGGCTGCTGCGCACCAGCGCCTGGGCCTGGCGGTATTGCGCTTCCGATTGCGCCACGGTCTGGTTGCTGCGGTTAAGCTCTTCAACCAGCGCATTGAGCCCTGCATCGCCGTAGATTTCCCACCAGGCGCCGCGGGCGATGGCATCGGACGGCGTGGCCTGGGTCCAGCCTTCGGCGTGTTTGAACTGCGCCGCCGTGCTGTTCAGCTCGGGGCGGTGGTAGTCCGGGCTCAAGGTACAGGCACTGAGCAAGGCCACGCACAGCCCGGCGCCTAGCAGGCGCGAGCCTCGCCCTTTGGTCAACGCTTGCAGCGCACGGTGAAGTGGGGTCTGGGCGAAAGTCATAGCGGGGTTTCCAGGGCGACGTCGGTGCGCACGCCGCGCCAACGGTTGAAACGGTGGCGCAGGCGGTCCAGGTACAAGTAGACCACCGGCGTCGTATAAAGGGTGAGGACCTGGCTGAAGACCAGGCCACCGATAATGGTCAGGCCCAGCGGCTGGCGCATTTCCGCGCCTTCCGCATGGCTCAGCAGCAGCGGCAAGGCGCCAAGGATGGCTGCAAGGGTGGTCATCAGAATCGGTCGCAGGCGCAGCAGGCAGGCCCGACGGATCGACTCTTCCGGCGACAGACCTTGGTGACGCTCCAGCTGCAAGGCCAGGTCGATCATCAAGATGGCGTTCTTCTTCACCACACCGATCAGCAGGAACAGCCCCAGCAGCGAGATCAGGCTGAATTCGCCACCGGTGACATACAGCGTCAGCAAGGCACCGACCCCTGCCGAAGGCAGTGTCGACAGAATGGTCAGCGGGTGGATGTAGCTTTCATAAAGAATGCCCAGCACCAGGTACACCAGCAGCAGTGCGCCAAGGATCATGAAGGGCTGGCCCTGCTGGGTCTTGGCAAAGGCATCGGCCGTACCACCAAGCTTGGCGATCACCTCTTCGGGCAGGCCGAGCTTGGCCACTGCACGCTCCACCGCCGCCATGGCCTGGTCGGGGCTGTAGCCCTCGGCGACGTCGAAGGCGATGTCTTCCGAGGCGAACTGGCCTTCGTGGCTGACCCGGTCATTGGCCAGGCTGTTCTCGTAACGGGCGATGGTCGACAGCGGCACGCGGGCGCCGTCCGCAGTAATCACCTGCACTTGCTCAAGGGTGCTCGGGTCCCAGGCGTATTTCGGGTTGATTTCCAGCACCACCTGGTACTGGTTGAGGCTGTCGTAGATGGTGGAAATCTGCCGCTGGCTGTAGGCGTTGTTCAGTACCGTGGTCACCATGTCCATGTCGATGCCCAGGCGCTTGGCCTGGTCACGGTCGACCACCAGCGTCACCTGCTGGGTACCGGAGCCGTCACGCGCGTCGATGGCGGTCAGCTCCGGCAGTGCACGCAGCGCCGCAACCACCTTGGGGAACCACTGGCGCAAAGCCGCCAGGTCGCCGCTTTGCAGGGTATACAGGTACTGTGACGAGGTCTGGTCACGCCCGCCGCCACCCAGCTGCAGGTCCTGGTCGGCCATCAGGAACAGCCGACCACCGGGCACTTTGGGCATTTCCTTGCGCAGCCGCTCGATCACCTTCTGCGCATCGATCTTGCGCTCGCTGATCGGCTTGAGGCGCACCAACACCATGGCATTGTTGGTACCGCTGTTGCCACCGATGAAACCGGCCACACTCTGCACTGCCGGGTCAGCCAGCAAGGCGCGGCGGTAGATTTCCATCTTCGGCTGCATCACGGTGAACGACAGGCCGTCGTCACCGCGGATAAAGCCCATCAGCTGGCCGGTGTCCTGCTGTGGCATCAGGGTCTTGGGTATTACCACGTACAGGGCGATGTTGATACCAATGGTCGCCAGCAGGCTGAGCAGGGTCAGGCGCTTGTGGCGCAAGACCCAACCCAGGCTCCGGTCGTAGGCGTTGACCATGCGCTGGTGGACGTTGTCGCTCCAGCGCTGCAGGCGGGTCTGCTCGGCCTGGTGTGGTTTGAGCCAGCGGGCGCACAGCATTGGCGTGAGGGTCAGCGATACCACCAGCGACACGATGATCGCCGCCGCCAGTGTGATCGAGAACTCCTGGAACAGGTTGCGCACGATGCCGCCCATGAACAGGATGGAGACGAACACCGCCACCAGCGACACGTTCATCGACAGCAAGGTGAAGCCCACTTCCTTGGCCCCCAGGAAGGCCGCCTTCATCGGCGGCTGGCCGTCCTCGATGTGCCGCGAGATGTTCTCCAGCACCACGATGGCGTCGTCCACCACCAGGCCAGTGGCGAGGATCAACGCCATCAGCGACAGGTTGTTGAGCGAGAACCCGCACAGGTACATGACCGCGAAAGTGCCCACCAGCGATACGGGCACTGCCAGGCTGGGTATCAGTGAGGCGCGCAAGCTGCCGAGGAACAGGTACACCACCAGGATCACCAGCACCACAGCGATCAGCAGGGTGTGTTCGGCTTCCTTCAGGGTGGCCTTGATCACCGGCGAGCGGTCCATCGCCACGTTCAGTTGCACACTGGCCGGCAGCAACGACTGCAGGGCGGGCAACTGCGCCTTGATCTGGTCGACCGTCTCGATGATGTTGGCACCGCTCTGGCGGTTGACCACCAGCAACACCGCACTCTGGTCATTGAAGAAACCGCTGTTGTAGCGGTTCTCCACGCCATCGGTAATGCTCGCCACGTCGGACAGGCGCAGGATGGTGCCGTTCTGCTGGCGGATCACCACCGGCTCGTAATCTTTGGCGCTTTCCAGCTGGTCGTTGGCCCTCACCTGCCAGTTGCGCTCGGCATCCTCGACAAAGCCCATGGGCCGACGCTGGTTGGCGTTGGCCACGGCCGTGCGCACATCGTCCAGTGACACACCGTACTGGTTGAGCAATTGCGGCTCGACGGCAATGCGCACCGCCGGCAGCGAACTGCCGCCGATCTGCACCTCCCCTACCCCCGATACCTGGGCCAGGCTCTGCGACAGGATGGTGTCGGCCAGGTCGTACAGCTGGCCTTTCTGCAGCACGTCCGACGTCAGCGACAGCACCATGATCGGTGCTTGCGACGGGTTGATCTTCTTGTAGGTGGGCATGCTGCGCATGCCGCTGGGCAACAGGTTGCGGGTGGCGTTGATCGCTGCCTGCACCTCGCGCGCCGCGCCGTCGATGTCGCGGCCCATCTCGAAACCGATGATGACCCGCGTGGAGCCCTGGTTGGAGCTGCTGGTCAAGGTGGTCACGCCGGCGATGCTGCCCAGCTTGCGCTCCAGTGGCGTGGCCACGGTGGAGGCCATGACCTCCGGGCTGGCCCCGGACAAATTGGCCGACACCACGATTACCGGGAAGTCCATCTGCGGCAGCGGTGACACAGGCAACAGGCCGAAGCTGACCCCGCCCAGCAGCATGATCGCCAGGCTCAGCAGCATGGTCGCTACCGGGCGACGGATGAAAGGACCGGACAGGTTCATGCCTCGGCCTGCTTCACGTCTGTGCCCGGGCGCCAGCG from Pseudomonas fortuita carries:
- a CDS encoding DUF1345 domain-containing protein, which produces MAFHRLTRTHPRLSIAAAVGLVGAWLIPAGDTVQHILAGWNLGVWLYLLLVLYLTWGASPEKVRRVARVEDENAGMVLLTVCIAAIASLAAVTLQLVSSKGLQGTALALHYLYTGLTVAGSWLLIGCIFSLHYARLFYTGRNHETPLRFADGERNPDYWDFHYFSFTISVAVQTSDVGVAGRQLRRVVLAHSLVGFVFNTAILGFTINIAAGLLG
- a CDS encoding DUF1652 domain-containing protein, yielding MNKMTFPNACQVMRWHFHPLGFEANMDAPRSMVARLFDRTTGETLMAIAGIPCAAIMAAADVERIIEAVEAEMDAFIPALSLRSAG
- a CDS encoding putative bifunctional diguanylate cyclase/phosphodiesterase; translated protein: MLTGSYSSSLVLISLCVAILASYTALDLTGRIATAKGRAAYLWMGGGGLAMGIGVWSMHFIGMLAFSLPIDLGYDLALTAFSLLIAVLSSGFALWLVSQPSLPGLQLGFGALIMGAGIACMHYTGMAAMRMLPGIDYDPTLFGASLLIAVGASAAALWIAFRLRRHTPYVRQIRGLAAVVMGIAIVGMHYTGMAAANFPVGSFCGALGGGLQGDGLVYLVLITTLAVLAVALLTSVLDARLEARTAELARSLTLANQELTQLALHDTLTDLPNRTLLADRIEQAIAKVAEQGGCFALMFIDLDGFKPVNDAFGHHIGDLLLKAVAARLRGHLHSQDTLARIGGDEFVLLVELHEPDDAMDVAVKQVNLVSRPFRVAEHDLQLSASLGIVLYPGNGQDQHELLRNADAAMYHAKSAGKNGYSFFDASMNSNARQQLQLLQDLRQALEQRQFRLHYQPKFDAQACLPIGAEALLRWEHPQHGLLLPDRFIGLAEKTGLIIPIGEWVLDEACRQMRHWLDQGHAGWRMAVNLSAIQFCHAGLVESVARALRENGLPANCLTLEITETTAMHDADASLTVLQRLSDMGVDLSIDDFGTGYSSLMYLKRLPANELKIDRGFVRDLEQDSDDAAIVSAIVALGQALGLRIVAEGVETDRQQDFLTRLGCDSLQGYLLGQPVPAEQFMAKLQALHQDKSAAG
- a CDS encoding efflux transporter outer membrane subunit, which codes for MTFAQTPLHRALQALTKGRGSRLLGAGLCVALLSACTLSPDYHRPELNSTAAQFKHAEGWTQATPSDAIARGAWWEIYGDAGLNALVEELNRSNQTVAQSEAQYRQAQALVRSSRAALFPSLDLSASKNRSAQGTGSSSSSLSNNSSGIRNTYNAQLGVSWEIDLWGKLRETMNANEASAEASFADLASIRLSQQSELVQNYLQLRVIDEQKRLLEATVAAYERSLRMTENQYRAGVSGPDAVAQARTQLKSTQADLIDLIWQRAQFENAIAVLLGKTPADFALADSKAIPALPQIPVSLPSQLLERRPDIAAAERNVMAANANIGVSRAAYFPDLSLSMSGGYSSSSFSNWIELPNRYWSVGPQLALTLFDAGKRSAEVDRTVAVYDQTVAQYRQTVLDGFKEVENLLVQLKVYGDEAGVRQEALDAARESLRLTENQYRAGLIGYLDVVNVQTTALSNERSVLNLLQGRLVASVQLVAALGGGWDAEQAFAEQD
- a CDS encoding efflux RND transporter permease subunit, encoding MNLSGPFIRRPVATMLLSLAIMLLGGVSFGLLPVSPLPQMDFPVIVVSANLSGASPEVMASTVATPLERKLGSIAGVTTLTSSSNQGSTRVIIGFEMGRDIDGAAREVQAAINATRNLLPSGMRSMPTYKKINPSQAPIMVLSLTSDVLQKGQLYDLADTILSQSLAQVSGVGEVQIGGSSLPAVRIAVEPQLLNQYGVSLDDVRTAVANANQRRPMGFVEDAERNWQVRANDQLESAKDYEPVVIRQQNGTILRLSDVASITDGVENRYNSGFFNDQSAVLLVVNRQSGANIIETVDQIKAQLPALQSLLPASVQLNVAMDRSPVIKATLKEAEHTLLIAVVLVILVVYLFLGSLRASLIPSLAVPVSLVGTFAVMYLCGFSLNNLSLMALILATGLVVDDAIVVLENISRHIEDGQPPMKAAFLGAKEVGFTLLSMNVSLVAVFVSILFMGGIVRNLFQEFSITLAAAIIVSLVVSLTLTPMLCARWLKPHQAEQTRLQRWSDNVHQRMVNAYDRSLGWVLRHKRLTLLSLLATIGINIALYVVIPKTLMPQQDTGQLMGFIRGDDGLSFTVMQPKMEIYRRALLADPAVQSVAGFIGGNSGTNNAMVLVRLKPISERKIDAQKVIERLRKEMPKVPGGRLFLMADQDLQLGGGGRDQTSSQYLYTLQSGDLAALRQWFPKVVAALRALPELTAIDARDGSGTQQVTLVVDRDQAKRLGIDMDMVTTVLNNAYSQRQISTIYDSLNQYQVVLEINPKYAWDPSTLEQVQVITADGARVPLSTIARYENSLANDRVSHEGQFASEDIAFDVAEGYSPDQAMAAVERAVAKLGLPEEVIAKLGGTADAFAKTQQGQPFMILGALLLVYLVLGILYESYIHPLTILSTLPSAGVGALLTLYVTGGEFSLISLLGLFLLIGVVKKNAILMIDLALQLERHQGLSPEESIRRACLLRLRPILMTTLAAILGALPLLLSHAEGAEMRQPLGLTIIGGLVFSQVLTLYTTPVVYLYLDRLRHRFNRWRGVRTDVALETPL